The Novosphingobium terrae genome segment TGGCCCTGTGGTGCAGCAAGCCGCCTCATTAAGCCGAGGGATAGCTGGAGAGTTCCACCAGATTGCCATCGGGATCACGGCAATAGACCGAGCAGATTGTGCCCCTTGCCCCGCGCTTCTCCACCGGGCCAACTTCCACGACGACACCCTGCTGCGCCAGATGCGCCAGCACGGCGTCGGGCGAGGCATCGACCAGAAAGCAGAGATCGTCACTGCCGGTGGCGGGATGGTGACCGGTGAACCACTCGGCCTGCGTGGCGGCGATGGGGCGCAGATTGATCTTCTGTGCGCCGAAATGCAGGCTGATGCGCGGGGTTTTGCCGGGCCCCGGGATATGCTCCTCGCGGCTCATGCCGAGGATGCTTGTGTACCACGCGGCGCTGGCCTCGGGATCGCGCACATTCAGCACGATATGGTCGATGGCGGTGGCACGGATCATGCGGTTTTCTCCCAGTTCAGCCAGTCACGCAGGAGAGCGCTGGTGGCCTCGGGCTGTTCCAGCGGTGGCAGATGGCCGCATTGCGCAAAGCGATGCAGACGCGCGCCGGGGATGGCCTGATGCATCGCCTCGGCCAGAGGGGGCGGGGTCATCCGGTCATCCTCGCCCACCGCGATCAGCGTGGGCACCGTGATGCCGGGCAGCAGAGGGCGACTGTCCGTGCGAGTCAGGATCGCCTGCTGCTGGCGGACAAAGGCCTGCTGGCCGACCTCCTTGGCCATGGCGCGCACGGTGGCGCCCACCGGCCCGCACACATGGCTTTCATGCACGAGTTGCGGCAGCATCGCCTCGGTCACGCCCATAAAGCGGCCCAGACCCAGCGTCTTTATGGCGCGCTGGCGTTCGGCTTGCCGGGCCTCACCATCGGGCGCGGCACTGGTGTCGAGCAGGGCGAGGCGGGTGACCCGCCCGGGCGCCTGCCGCATGATCTCCAGCGCGACATAGCCGCCCATCGACAGGCCCGCCAAGGCAAAGCGTTCCGGCGCCTGAGCCAGCACGCGGGCGGCCATGGCGGGGATGCTATCGTCCTGCGTGAGGTCAGCGATCCATGGCGCTGCGATATCGGCCAGATCGTCGGCCTGCCTTTGCCATAGCCGCGCATCGCACAGCAGGCCGGGGAGCAGCACAAGGGCCTCAGCCATGGGCGCGCTCCTCGCGGATGGTCAGCGTCAGCACCACGCCCACCAGCGCCAGCGCGCCAGACAGGCCTGCCACGCCGCTCCAGCCCAGATGCTGCCAGAACCAGCCGCCCACCGAGCCCGTCACGCTGGAGCCCAGATAGTAGAACAGCAGATAGAGCGAGGCGGCATGGCCCTTGGCCGGCCCCGCCAGCCGCCCGACCCAGCCGCTGGCAATGGCATGGGCGGCGAAAAAGCCGATCGTCACCAGAAGAATGCCCAGAATGACGATCCACAGCGCGCTGGCCATGGTGGCCGCCACGCCCAGCCCCATCAGCGCCAGAGCGGCGGCGGCGGGCAGGCGTCGCCCGATGCGGTCGGCCAGTTGCCCGGCGGCGGAGCTGGTGAACATGCCCGAGATATAGGTCAGGAAGATCATGCTGATCGCCGTCTGCCCCAGATTGTAGGGCGCGGCGGAGAGGCGGAAACCGGCGTAGTTGAAGATGGTGACAAAGACGCTGGTCAGCACAAAGCCCACGCCGAACAGGCGCAGCATCGCCGGATTGCGCAGATGGCCCAGCCAGATCGCGGGATGGCCGCGCAGCTGGAACCGCTCATGCGGGATAAAGCGCTTTGAGGCGGGCAGCAGCAGCGCAAAGCCAGCCGCTGCCGCCAGATCGGCGATGCTGATGGCGATCATCGCGCCGCGCCATGAGGTGAGGTCGGTCAGCACGCCCATGCCCACACGCCCGGCCATGCCGCCAAAGGCCGTGCCCGCGACATAGAGGCCCATCGCCCGACCCAGATCGCGGTGGTGGATCTCCTCGGCCAGATAGGCCATCGCCACGGCGGGCACGCCGCCCAGCGCCAGACCTTCCAGCAGGCGGAAGCCCAGCATCGCGGGCCACCATGGCGCTATCCCCGCCAGCAGGTTGAACAGCGCCGCGCAGGCCATGGAGGCGAACATCAGCGGTCTGCGCGGCAGGGCCTGAGACAGAGCGCCCATGGCAAAGATCGCCAGCGCCAGCGCTCCGGTGGTGAGCGAGAGGGCCAGCGAACTTTCCGCCGGGCCGATATGAAAGCTGCGCGAGAACTCCGGCAGCAGCGGCTGCACGCAATAGAGCAGCGAGAAGGTCGAGAACCCCGCCAGAAACAGGGCGAGGCTGGCATGGCGATAGGCGGGCGCGCCGCGCGCCATGCCTTCGGGCAGGGTTGTTTCGGAGAAGGAAGCGATGGCGTTCATGGCCCTCGATATAGGCCTGCGGAGACCGCCAGTCCAATCTATGGCACTGGCGATTGTGATCTGTTTTATATATGATGATGGCGAGAGGATCGCCTGATGGAACTGCGCCATATCCGCTATTTCCTCGCCGTGGCCGAGGAGGGCAATTTTACCCGCGCCGCCGCGCGCATGGGCATCGGCCAGCCGCCGCTCAGCCAGCAGATTCGTGATCTGGAGGAGGAGATCGGCACCCGCCTGTTCCACCGCGTGCCCCATGGTGCGGAACTGACCGAAGCGGGGCGCGCCTTTCTGGACGGCGTTTCCGCTCTGCCCGATCAGGTGGCGGGGGCGGTGAGGCAGGCCCAGCGGGCAGGGCGCGGCGAGACCGGGGCGCTGCGCATCGGTTTTACCGGTGCGGCGGCGCTGAACCCCATCGTTCCCGCCGCGATCCGGGCCTTTCAGCGCTCACGCCCGCAGGTGGAACTCACGCTGCTGGAGCGCAACAGTACGGCGCTGGGTCAGGGGGTGCGCGACGGCAGCCTCGATCTGGCCTTTCTGCGACCCTCTCCCACCGAGGCGGATCTGCATCTCAGCCTGTTTCCTGATGAGGAGATGATCGCCGCCGTGCCTGTGGGCCATCCGTCCCTGCCTGAGGACCCAGACGCGCCGCTGGTGCTGGCCGATCTGCGCGACGATCCCTTTATCCTGACGCCCCGCCCCGTCGGCACCGCCTGGTTCGATGCCGCGCTGGAGGCTTGCGAGCTGGCCGGTTTTACCCCGCAGCTGGGGCAGGCAGCGCCGCAATTGTCCTCGGTGCTGTCACTGGTGGCAGCGGGGCAGGGTGTGTCGGTGGTGCCGGTGTCGATGCGGCAATTGGCGCTGGAGGGGGTCAGCTATCGTGCGATTGGCGATGTGAAGGCCCGCACAAGGCTGGCGCTGGCCAGCTTGCGCGGCAGTCGTACAGTGCTGGTGCGGCATTTTCTGGGGTTGGCGCTTCCCGCCTAGTCCGGTCGCCGCTTGATGACATGGATCTGCTCGACATGCCCCGGCCACAGCTGGACGCGGTAGTGGTCGTTGCCATCCAGCCCATCCTCGGAATGATCGTCGAGGTTGGCATAGCTGACGCGGACGGCATAATCGCCCGGCGGCACGGCAAAGTGCTGACTGTCTTCCATGCTGTCCGTACAGCCGAGCGCTAAAATTGTGCCGCTTGTCACGATAAGCGGGCATTCAATCACCTGATCCCATGCTGCAACATCGGCAGATGGCTGTTCGTGCAGAATTTCGAGGGTGACCGGGACGGTCATATTGCGCGCCGTGCCCACTGCGACCAGATCGGGCCCCGCAGCGAGCATGCGATCCGTGGTCAGCTGATCCCAGATTGTCCCGGTGTCGGTCTTGCGCTCCTCATCGCAGATGTAGAATTGGAAGTAATCGGCGAAAAGAGAAAGTTCGTAACGCTGATCATCCATGGCGCGATGCTATCCTTTCTATTCCTTCCGCGTAGCGGCTTAAGATAGCTTAGACATCGCGTCCTGCTTCCGACGATGAGTGGTGGCAAAACGTAGACATTAAAGGGATTGCAAAGGGCGATGGCCCTTTGCCCGCCGGAGGCTAAAACCTAAACCCCTTACTTCCCCCGACGCTTGGCATGCCGATGCGTTTCATGCTCGGCCCCCGTGAAATCATAGACCGCCACACCGGATGGATCATGCGGCAGGCGCAGCACTTCGGGATGAGTCAGCGTGTGCTGGGCATCCTCGTAACCGGCGGTCCAGTGGTCTTCCATGGTCTGGCGCGAGAATTCGTAATCCTTCGACTCGCCCTCATAGGTCTGCGATCTGTAGACCAGCTGGACGATGTTGAAGAGCGCTGGATCGGTCGCCTCGATCAGCGTCTTGGCTTCGGGCGTTTCCAGCAATTCGGGTGGCACTTGCGCGGCCAGCTTGCGGAAGGCGGCTCGCAGCAACTGGCGTTCGCGGAAGGTGTCGGTGGCGGTGCGGGTGCGGCTGGAGAACTGGATCTCCTTGGCGCGCACCGCCACGCTTTGCAGATCCGAGGGGAGCGGCCCGCGCGCGCTCCACAGATCGACCTGAAACACCAGCGTATCCAGCTCCGAACGCGACGACAGCACCCAGTCTAGCGGCGTGTTGGAGACCAGGCCGCCATCCCAGTAATGCTCGCCATCGACCTCCACGGGCGGGAAGCCGGGGG includes the following:
- a CDS encoding VOC family protein, producing the protein MIRATAIDHIVLNVRDPEASAAWYTSILGMSREEHIPGPGKTPRISLHFGAQKINLRPIAATQAEWFTGHHPATGSDDLCFLVDASPDAVLAHLAQQGVVVEVGPVEKRGARGTICSVYCRDPDGNLVELSSYPSA
- a CDS encoding MFS transporter, translating into MNAIASFSETTLPEGMARGAPAYRHASLALFLAGFSTFSLLYCVQPLLPEFSRSFHIGPAESSLALSLTTGALALAIFAMGALSQALPRRPLMFASMACAALFNLLAGIAPWWPAMLGFRLLEGLALGGVPAVAMAYLAEEIHHRDLGRAMGLYVAGTAFGGMAGRVGMGVLTDLTSWRGAMIAISIADLAAAAGFALLLPASKRFIPHERFQLRGHPAIWLGHLRNPAMLRLFGVGFVLTSVFVTIFNYAGFRLSAAPYNLGQTAISMIFLTYISGMFTSSAAGQLADRIGRRLPAAAALALMGLGVAATMASALWIVILGILLVTIGFFAAHAIASGWVGRLAGPAKGHAASLYLLFYYLGSSVTGSVGGWFWQHLGWSGVAGLSGALALVGVVLTLTIREERAHG
- a CDS encoding LysR family transcriptional regulator; its protein translation is MELRHIRYFLAVAEEGNFTRAAARMGIGQPPLSQQIRDLEEEIGTRLFHRVPHGAELTEAGRAFLDGVSALPDQVAGAVRQAQRAGRGETGALRIGFTGAAALNPIVPAAIRAFQRSRPQVELTLLERNSTALGQGVRDGSLDLAFLRPSPTEADLHLSLFPDEEMIAAVPVGHPSLPEDPDAPLVLADLRDDPFILTPRPVGTAWFDAALEACELAGFTPQLGQAAPQLSSVLSLVAAGQGVSVVPVSMRQLALEGVSYRAIGDVKARTRLALASLRGSRTVLVRHFLGLALPA
- a CDS encoding alpha/beta fold hydrolase, which translates into the protein MAEALVLLPGLLCDARLWQRQADDLADIAAPWIADLTQDDSIPAMAARVLAQAPERFALAGLSMGGYVALEIMRQAPGRVTRLALLDTSAAPDGEARQAERQRAIKTLGLGRFMGVTEAMLPQLVHESHVCGPVGATVRAMAKEVGQQAFVRQQQAILTRTDSRPLLPGITVPTLIAVGEDDRMTPPPLAEAMHQAIPGARLHRFAQCGHLPPLEQPEATSALLRDWLNWEKTA